In Macadamia integrifolia cultivar HAES 741 unplaced genomic scaffold, SCU_Mint_v3 scaffold1313, whole genome shotgun sequence, a single window of DNA contains:
- the LOC122063408 gene encoding uncharacterized protein LOC122063408 translates to MAARQDKKSLDMLVTDFFVNNNISFNVIQTNSFIEMLRGACAYGTSYVVPSYSNLRTSLIPGKKAEIMQYVSSIKATWDITGCTIMSDSWTDIKKRSWVNVIAYSPGGAVFLKCIECGINRLTSTFLFNEISDVIEKVGPKNVVQFISDNGSNFCSCSDMLSGKWRHIYRTNCAAHGINLLLKDIHKKVKWVREVIEDGKLVVDYIHRHTGIVALMRKLTNNRDIKQPCKTRFGTYFFMLQSLIVVENELRLFVASSEWRAFQFNRAEMAVRTVGIIQSETF, encoded by the coding sequence ATGGCTGCTAGGCAAGACAAGAAATCATTGGACATGTTGGTAActgatttttttgtcaataataACATTTCCTTCAATGTTATTCAGACAAATTCTTTTATTGAGATGCTAAGGGGTGCATGTGCTTATGGTACAAGTTATGTTGTACCTAGTTATAGCAATCTTCGGACCAGTTTGATTCCTGGAAAAAAAGCGGAAATCATGCAATATGTTAGTAGTATAAAGGCGACATGGGATATCACAGGTTGCACAATCATGTCTGATTCTTGGACTGACATAAAGAAGAGGTCATGGGTTAATGTGATTGCTTACTCTCCTGGGGGTGCTGTGTTTTTGAAATGTATTGAGTGCGGTATAAATAGATTAACTTCCACAtttcttttcaatgaaatttctgatgtcATTGAAAAAGTTGGACCAAAGAATGTTGTGCAATTTATTTCAGATAATGGTTCTAACTTTTGTTCTTGTAGTGATATGTTGTCTGGAAAATGGCGTCATATATATAGAACAAATTGTGCTGCTCATGGGATTAATCTGCTTTTGAAAGATATTCACAAAAAAGTTAAATGGGTGAGGGAAGTTATAGAAGATGGAAAACTTGTAGTGGATTATATTCACAGGCACACAGGTATTGTAGCATTGATGAGAAAATTGACCAACAATAGAGATATCAAGCAGCCTTGCAAGACAAGGTTtggtacttatttttttatgctgcAGTCTCTTATTGTTGTTGAGAATGAGCTGAGGCTTTTTGTTGCATCATCTGAGTGGAGAGCCTTTCAATTCAATAGAGCTGAAATGGCAGTGAGAACTGTTGGAATAATTCAATCAGAGACATTTTGA